In Sphaeramia orbicularis chromosome 1, fSphaOr1.1, whole genome shotgun sequence, a genomic segment contains:
- the LOC115426959 gene encoding cyclin-dependent kinase 12-like isoform X2: MMYSNRSEYGHRRQHSDRDSRPWDNYDDRREERRESQRDIRRDSYEKYDKYGGDGHSRTQGMSRSREYSDSPKRPYSKDLKRGRSRKSPVRRGMSSTDWSVPEKKRRTFSEEEDDLYRYKREPEDEPYRQSPDKFSHKHRAKDYKHTPPQEEEFRYRKTPQESRYSLRHEEFPSKPRPDDSTYRRTSGYYTDRDGGDRSQDHSREREQSQDHSMKRYGQPQERSDSFSTDYEDHRQNRTRVPLSSSSGQTFEHHVIRKTGKSPLPEPKKPAKGFQRFLDVLNKGVNFNVLTKIVNQTHTEADDRPRSPASFQSAEDRPWSPSGSTWRQQGGHKNTEYWNETDESVRRVSPRPHHRSFSPNRCDASDEKATQTRGEGRSYFSLNRRSLSPLGSEKTTLTPEDEHKHRQMQDVLQAIGMNLGFDELGQMSHRIQERLYGKKDSDRGRDCKESRETKRSQAFSPRRRSRSSSSQSSFSPASQNYYRRSNSHSIPREETEPDQHVEYSHQSSSSVQDSERSETYSKENTGAYQTFNPNPSNTVSEPPLMPASPVVGYTPLPYAALSPNVPPTGPQFFLPQLPPFLHYPPIPPMNIFPAVLAQTRQLVYPHISNHSPSLLRLPDLHPPQPLSTVQKSKPMARPRCLQVIETKQPG, from the exons ATGATGTACTCGAACAGGTCCGAGTATGGCCACAGGCGGCAGCACAGCGACAGAGACTCCAGGCCCTGGGATAACTATGAtgacagaagagaagagaggcGTGAATCTCAAAGAGATATTAGGCGTGACTCCTATGAGAAGTATGATAAATATGGTGGGGATGGACACAGCAGGACGCAGGGGATGAGCAGAAGTAGAGAGTACAGTGACTCACCCAAGAGGCCGTACAGTAAAGACTTGAAAAGGGGTCGCAGTAGGAAGAGCCCAGTGAGAAGGGGCATGTCCTCAACTGACTGGAGTGTCCCTGAAAAGAAGAGGAGAACGTTTTCAGAGGAAGAAGATGATCTTTACAGATACAAACGTGAGCCTGAGGATGAACCGTATAGGCAGTCACCAGACAAATTCTCACATAAACATAGAGCCAAGGATTATAAACATACACCACCACAAGAAGAGGAGTTCAGATACAGGAAAACGCCTCAGGAATCCAGATACAGCCTTCGGCACGAAGAGTTTCCTTCCAAGCCACGGCCAGATGATTCGACGTACAGACGTACATCTGGATATTACACAGATAGAGATGGTGGAGACAGAAGCCAAGACCATTCACGAGAGAGAGAACAATCACAAGATCACTCCATGAAG CGTTATGGCCAACCTCAAGAGAGGAGTGACAGCTTTTCCACCGACTACGAGGACCATCGTCAGAACAGGACCAGAGTTCCATTGAGCAGCTCAAGTGGGCAG ACTTTTGAACATCATGTCATTAGGAAAACCGGGAAAAGTCCTCTTCCTGAGCCAAAAAAACCAGCGAAGGGTTTCCAACGTTTCCTTGACGTGCTCAACAAGGGTGTGAATTTCAATGTGCTAACCAAGATAGTGAATCAGACTCATACAGAAGCAGACGACCGACCACGTTCTCCAGCGTCTTTCCAGAGTGCTGAAGATCGCCCATGGTCTCCCTCTGGTTCCACTTGGAGGCAACAGGGAGGCCACAAAAATACTGAGTACTGGAATGAGACAGATGAAAGTGTCAGACGGGTTTCTCCTCGGCCTCATCACAGGTCTTTCAGTCCGAACAGGTGTGATGCATCTGATGAAAAGGCTACACAAACAAGAGGTGAAGGAAGAAGCTATTTTAGCCTCAACCGTAGATCTCTGTCCCCACTTGGTTCAGAAAAGACCACTCTGACTCCTGAAGATGAGCACAAACACAGGCAAATGCAGGATGTTCTGCAGGCCATTGGGATGAATTTAGGATTTGATGAGCTGGGCCAAATGTCCCATCGAATTCAGGAGCGGTTATATGGAAAGAAAGATAGCGACAGGGGTCGAGATTGTAAAGAAAGCAGGGAGACGAAGAGAAGTCAAGCATTTTCTCCAAGACGGCGAAGTAGATCATCATCCAGTCAGAGTAGTTTTAGCCCCGCGAGTCAGAACTATTACAGGAGAAGCAACTCACACAGCATCCCGAGAGAGGAAACGGAGCCTGATCAACATGTTGAATATAGTCACCAGAGCAGTAGCTCTGTACAGGACAGTGAGAGAAGTGAAACTTACTCGAAGGAAAACACTGGTGCATATCAAACATTCAATCCAAACCCCTCCAACACTGTATCCGAACCACCTCTGATGCCAGCGAGCCCGGTGGTGGGCTACACACCGCTGCCATATGCAGCTCTGTCTCCAAATGTGCCCCCTACTGGACCTCAGTTCTTCTTGCCTCAGCTGCCCCCCTTCCTCCATTACCCTCCCATCCCACCAATGAACATTTTTCCAGCAGTCCTAGCTCAAACAAGGCAGCTTGTCTACCCTCATATTAGTAATCATTCACCATCACTTCTTCGTCTGCCGGACTTGCATCCACCTCAGCCTCTCAGCACCGTGCAAAAATCTAAACCAATGGCAAGGCCCCGCTGTTTGCAAGTCATTGAAACCAAACAACCAGGATGA
- the LOC115426959 gene encoding cyclin-dependent kinase 12-like isoform X1, with protein MMYSNRSEYGHRRQHSDRDSRPWDNYDDRREERRESQRDIRRDSYEKYDKYGGDGHSRTQGMSRSREYSDSPKRPYSKDLKRGRSRKSPVRRGMSSTDWSVPEKKRRTFSEEEDDLYRYKREPEDEPYRQSPDKFSHKHRAKDYKHTPPQEEEFRYRKTPQESRYSLRHEEFPSKPRPDDSTYRRTSGYYTDRDGGDRSQDHSREREQSQDHSMKTLLYTEQRYGQPQERSDSFSTDYEDHRQNRTRVPLSSSSGQTFEHHVIRKTGKSPLPEPKKPAKGFQRFLDVLNKGVNFNVLTKIVNQTHTEADDRPRSPASFQSAEDRPWSPSGSTWRQQGGHKNTEYWNETDESVRRVSPRPHHRSFSPNRCDASDEKATQTRGEGRSYFSLNRRSLSPLGSEKTTLTPEDEHKHRQMQDVLQAIGMNLGFDELGQMSHRIQERLYGKKDSDRGRDCKESRETKRSQAFSPRRRSRSSSSQSSFSPASQNYYRRSNSHSIPREETEPDQHVEYSHQSSSSVQDSERSETYSKENTGAYQTFNPNPSNTVSEPPLMPASPVVGYTPLPYAALSPNVPPTGPQFFLPQLPPFLHYPPIPPMNIFPAVLAQTRQLVYPHISNHSPSLLRLPDLHPPQPLSTVQKSKPMARPRCLQVIETKQPG; from the exons ATGATGTACTCGAACAGGTCCGAGTATGGCCACAGGCGGCAGCACAGCGACAGAGACTCCAGGCCCTGGGATAACTATGAtgacagaagagaagagaggcGTGAATCTCAAAGAGATATTAGGCGTGACTCCTATGAGAAGTATGATAAATATGGTGGGGATGGACACAGCAGGACGCAGGGGATGAGCAGAAGTAGAGAGTACAGTGACTCACCCAAGAGGCCGTACAGTAAAGACTTGAAAAGGGGTCGCAGTAGGAAGAGCCCAGTGAGAAGGGGCATGTCCTCAACTGACTGGAGTGTCCCTGAAAAGAAGAGGAGAACGTTTTCAGAGGAAGAAGATGATCTTTACAGATACAAACGTGAGCCTGAGGATGAACCGTATAGGCAGTCACCAGACAAATTCTCACATAAACATAGAGCCAAGGATTATAAACATACACCACCACAAGAAGAGGAGTTCAGATACAGGAAAACGCCTCAGGAATCCAGATACAGCCTTCGGCACGAAGAGTTTCCTTCCAAGCCACGGCCAGATGATTCGACGTACAGACGTACATCTGGATATTACACAGATAGAGATGGTGGAGACAGAAGCCAAGACCATTCACGAGAGAGAGAACAATCACAAGATCACTCCATGAAG ACATTGTTGTATACTGAACAGCGTTATGGCCAACCTCAAGAGAGGAGTGACAGCTTTTCCACCGACTACGAGGACCATCGTCAGAACAGGACCAGAGTTCCATTGAGCAGCTCAAGTGGGCAG ACTTTTGAACATCATGTCATTAGGAAAACCGGGAAAAGTCCTCTTCCTGAGCCAAAAAAACCAGCGAAGGGTTTCCAACGTTTCCTTGACGTGCTCAACAAGGGTGTGAATTTCAATGTGCTAACCAAGATAGTGAATCAGACTCATACAGAAGCAGACGACCGACCACGTTCTCCAGCGTCTTTCCAGAGTGCTGAAGATCGCCCATGGTCTCCCTCTGGTTCCACTTGGAGGCAACAGGGAGGCCACAAAAATACTGAGTACTGGAATGAGACAGATGAAAGTGTCAGACGGGTTTCTCCTCGGCCTCATCACAGGTCTTTCAGTCCGAACAGGTGTGATGCATCTGATGAAAAGGCTACACAAACAAGAGGTGAAGGAAGAAGCTATTTTAGCCTCAACCGTAGATCTCTGTCCCCACTTGGTTCAGAAAAGACCACTCTGACTCCTGAAGATGAGCACAAACACAGGCAAATGCAGGATGTTCTGCAGGCCATTGGGATGAATTTAGGATTTGATGAGCTGGGCCAAATGTCCCATCGAATTCAGGAGCGGTTATATGGAAAGAAAGATAGCGACAGGGGTCGAGATTGTAAAGAAAGCAGGGAGACGAAGAGAAGTCAAGCATTTTCTCCAAGACGGCGAAGTAGATCATCATCCAGTCAGAGTAGTTTTAGCCCCGCGAGTCAGAACTATTACAGGAGAAGCAACTCACACAGCATCCCGAGAGAGGAAACGGAGCCTGATCAACATGTTGAATATAGTCACCAGAGCAGTAGCTCTGTACAGGACAGTGAGAGAAGTGAAACTTACTCGAAGGAAAACACTGGTGCATATCAAACATTCAATCCAAACCCCTCCAACACTGTATCCGAACCACCTCTGATGCCAGCGAGCCCGGTGGTGGGCTACACACCGCTGCCATATGCAGCTCTGTCTCCAAATGTGCCCCCTACTGGACCTCAGTTCTTCTTGCCTCAGCTGCCCCCCTTCCTCCATTACCCTCCCATCCCACCAATGAACATTTTTCCAGCAGTCCTAGCTCAAACAAGGCAGCTTGTCTACCCTCATATTAGTAATCATTCACCATCACTTCTTCGTCTGCCGGACTTGCATCCACCTCAGCCTCTCAGCACCGTGCAAAAATCTAAACCAATGGCAAGGCCCCGCTGTTTGCAAGTCATTGAAACCAAACAACCAGGATGA